The following is a genomic window from Egicoccus sp. AB-alg2.
GGAGGGCGGCGATGACCCGGGTCGTCACGGTGGGTGAGAGCAGCCCGTCGCCGGCCACGGCGACGTGCACGGCACGGCGCAGCTCCTCGGGTTCGACGTCCTTCAACAGGAAGCCGCTGGCGCCGGCCTCGATGGCGTCGACGATGTACTCGTCGAACTCGTAGGTCGTCAGCACCACGATCCGGACGCCGGCGAGGGAAGGCTCCGCCAGTATCCGCCGGGTGGCCTCGATCCCGTCGACCTCCGGCATGCGGACGTCCATCAGCACGACGTCGGGCCGGTGCAGGCGGGTGAGGTCGACGGCCCGGGCGCCGTCGTCCGCCTCGGCCACCACGCGGATCGCCGGATCGCGTTCCAGGACGAGCCGGAAGCCGGCACGGACCAGGGTCTGGTCGTCCGCGAGCAGCACCCTCACCGGGCGAGGGTCGGTGCTCCCGTCGTGTGCGGGGCTCATCGGCCGTCCTCTCCGGTGGGCAGCGCGGCCACGACGCGGTAGCCGCCCGCGCCGGCCGCACCGGCGGAGAACGTCCCGCCGAGTGCCTGCGCCCGCTCGCGCATGCCGACGATGCCGAACCCCCCGGGCGTCGCCCCGGCCGCGCCGGGCCCGATGCCGTCGTCCTCCACCTCGAGGTGCAGCGCCGTCCGGGCGAAGCGCAGCCGGACGGTCGCCTTCGACGCGCGGGCGTGCCGGATCACGTTGGTGAGGGCCTCCTGGACGATCCGGTAGGCGGTCAGCTCCACCGCGGCGGGCAACGTCCGGACTTCGCCGGCCGTGACGACGTCGACGGCGACGCCGGCGTCGGCGGCATTGCCCACGAGCGTGTCGAGGTCGGACAGGTCGGGCGCCACCGCGCGGGGCGCCGCCTCTCCTTCCGAACGCAGCACCTCGATCGTCGCGCCGAGCTGGTGCATTGCCTCTTGGGCCGCGGCGCGCATCGAGCGCAGGGCCCGATGGGCCTCGCCGTCCTCGTCGAGGCCGTCCGCGGCGGCACCGGCCTGGACGGCGATCGCGGTGATGGTGTGGGCGAGCACGTCGTGCAGTTCGCGTGCCACGCGCAGGCGCTCGGCGGTCAGCTGCGCGCGGGTCTCCAGCTGCTGTTCGACCGCCAGGGCACGCAGCCGTTCCTGGGCCTCCCGGCGCAGCAGGCGCCGGGTCCGGGTCCCCTCGCCCAGCAGCACGACGAGCACCAGCAGCGACACCGTCACGACGACCAGCAACGGGTGTTCACGGTCGACCAGCAGCCGGTACCCGGCACTGCTGGCGACCGCCAGGGACAGCACGGCGAGGGCCGGGCCACGGTGGCCCTCGGCCATCGCGCCGTACAGCGCCGCCATGAGCAGGGGCAGCTCCGCGCCGCCGGCGTAGCCGAGCCGCAGGTAGACGGCCACCAGGACGGTGACACCGACCAGCACGAGGACGGGTCGGGACCGTCGCGACAGCAGCAGGACGCCCGCCAGCACCAGCAGGCCGACCCCGAGCAGGTCCGGGTCGCGCGGCGTGGGCTCGGCCGACCAGACCTGGACGACGACCGCGGCGGCGGTGGCCGTCAGCGCCACCAGGACGTCCAGCAGGTCGGGCCGGGGGACGGCCAGCAGCGGGCGGACGGCGCCGACGAGGCGACCCTGTCCGACCGGTGCGGCGTGCTGCTCCACGGTGCCTCCTGCGGCGCCGTCCGTGACCGGCACCGCCCGCAGCAGGCTACGCCCCGGACAGCGCGGCCCGCGTCCTCCCGGCGGCGTGGACGGCCTACACCCAGCGGCGTACGCCGCCGCCCCACGAGGAACGTCCGGCGCCACCCCGCGATGCCTTCCGGCTACGCCGGATCGCCGAGGCAGGTCGCGCTTCCCGGCCGACGGCAGCGGCGTGGCGGCTTCGTAGCGTCATCCACCGTGACGCGACCCAGGAGCCATCGTCATGTCGATCCATCCGTCCCGTTCCCGCCTACTGCCCGTGATGCTGGCCGCTGCGGGCCTGCTCGTTGGCTGCGGCGCCGCCGCGTCCACCTCGGACGAGCCGGGTGCGTCCGCTGGCGGCGACGCCCCCTCGGTGGACGCCGCCGCGACCGTGTCCGTCGTCGACAACACCTTCGAGCCCGGCACCGTGGCGGTGACCGCCGGCGAGACGGTCGTCTGGACGTGGGAGGGCAACGCACCGCACGACGTCAGTGGCGACGGGTTCGCCAGCGACGTGCGACGCGCCGGCACCTTCACCCACACGTTCGAGCGCCCGGGCACCTACGAGTACGTCTGCACGCTGCACGCCGGCATGACCGGGGTCGTCGAGGTGGCCGACGCATGAGACGGATGACGGGCCTGACCATCGCGCTCGCGGCCGTCGCGGCGGGGGTGCTGACGCAGGCGATCCTGGCCGGCGGGTTCCTCGGCGGTGCCGGGGGCGCCCGCATCGGCCACGCGTTCGTGGGCTTCCTGCTGCCCTGTGTCGCGCTGGTCCCGGCGGTGCTCGCGTTCGTCGAGCGCGGCCGGCGGGACGTGCCCGGCTGGGCGGTCATCGGCGCGGCCGCGCTGCCAGTGCTCCTCTGGATCCAGAACACCCTCGGGCACCTGCCGTTCGCGCCCGCGACGGCGATCCACGTGCCGCTCGGGGTGTCGTTGTTCGGGTTGAGCGTCGCCCTGACGATCGTCTCGGCGCGCGCCACCGAACGGACCGGCACCGACGTGGGGCGCTGACGTCGGCCCGGTCGGGGCGGTGCTCGGCCCCGGTCGGGTGTCAGCGCAGCGAGTCCTCTAGGTCGCGCACGGCCTGGTTGGCGAGCTCGAGCTGGTCCTGGTCGGGACGGTCGCCCAGCGCCATCAGCGACGCGACCGCCCGGTCGGCGGTGTCCGGCTCGAGGGCGAAGCCGCCCCGGTCGATCCGGTCCATGCCCATCGCGGGGCGGGTGGCCGGCTCGCCACCGTCGATGCCCATCCGGTCCATGATCCGGTCGAGACGGCCGGCGAGCTCGCGCCAGCCGGAGTCGGCGTGCTCGTCGTCGGCGCCGTTGCGGGAGGCGAGCTCGCGCGACTCGCGCAGGACCTGCACGATCTGGAAGTCCTGCGTGAAGCGCATGGACTCCTCCGGCAGCGGCTTGCGGTCGTCGGCCATGGCGGCTCCTCCTGTCCTCGTGCTCGCGACCGTGGCGGACGCTCCGACCACCCGCAAGCGCGTCCCGCCGACGGTCGGGCACCGCCGGAACGTCGCCTACCCTTGGCCGGCCCTGCTCCTGTCTCCCCACGGTGAACCGCCCGTGCCCGACGTCCTGCCCGCGCGCCCGCGGGGGCCCGCGCCGTTGCTGCGGCTGTGGCGCTACGCGCGCCATCGCCGCCGACAGGCCGTGCTCGCCACGGTCGCGTCGGTGCTCAACACGCTCTTCGACATCGCGCCGCCGTACCTCATCGGCATGGCGGTGGACGTGGTGGTCGCCGGCGAGGGCTCGCTGATCGGGCGCTGGTTCGGTCTGACGGCCCAGCGCGACCAGCTCGTCGCCCTCGGCATCCTGACCGTCGTGGTGTGGGTCCTGGAGTCCGTCACCGACTACTGGGCCGACATCCTGTGGCGCAACCTCGCCCAGACGGTCGAGCACGAGCTGCGCGTGGACGCCTACGCGCACGTCCAGTCGCTGGACCTCGCCGCGTTCGAGGACCGCAGCACCGGCGGGCTGCTGGCGATCCTCAACGACGACGTCAACCAGCTCGAGCGCTTCCTGGACCACGGTGCGCTGCTGATCATCCACATCGCCACGTCGATGGTCGTGATCGGGGGCACCTACCTGGTGGTCGCGCCGGGGATCGGGCTGCTGGCCGTCCTGCCGGTCCCGCTGATCGTGTGGGGCTCGCTCCGTTTCCAGCGGCTGCTGGAACCGCGTTACGCCGACATCCGTGCCCGCGTCGGAATCCTCAACGGGTCGCTGGGCAACGCGCTGGGCGGCATCGCCACGATCAAGGCGTTCGGCGGGGAGCGGCGCGAGCTGGCCCGGATCACCCGCGAGTCGGACGACTACCGCTCGGCCAACCGGTCCGCGATCTGGCTGTCCAGCGCGTTCGTGCCGCTGATCCGGATGCCGATCCTGGCCGGCTTCACGGCGATCCTGATCGTGGGTGGGTTCCGGGTCCTGGACGGCAACCTCGACGTCGGCGTCTACACCGTCATGGTGTTCATGGTGCAGCGGCTGCTGTGGCCGCTGACCCGGTTGGGTGAGGTGCTGGACCAGTACCAGCGCGCCATGGCGTCCACCCGCCGGGTGCTCGACCTGCTCGCCGAGCCGCGCCACGTCGTCGGCGGCCGGCGTCCGCTCCCTCGGGCCCGCGGCGACGTCGACTTCGACGGCGTGCGGTTCGCCTACGCCAGCGGCGACGAGGTGCTGCGCGGCATCGACCTCCACGTCCCGGCCGGGCAGACGCATGCCATCGTCGGCGCGACCGGCGCCGGCAAGTCCACCGTCGTCAAGCTGCTCCTGCGGCTGTACGACGTCACCGCCGGCGCCGTCCGCCTCGACGGCATCGACGTGCGCGAGTTGCGGCTCGAGGACCTGCGCGGCGCGATCGGGCTCGTCAGCCAGGACGTGTTCCTGTTCCACGGCACCGTGCGCGAGAACCTGCTCTACGGCCGGCCGGACGCCACCGACGAGGAACTCGCCGAGGCGGCCCGGCTGGCCGAGGCCACCGAGTTCGTCGAGGCGCTGCCGGACGGGTACGACACCGTGGTCGGCGAGCGGGGCCAGAAGCTGTCCGGCGGTCAACGCCAGCGGTTGTCCATCGCGCGGGCGATCCTGCGGGACCCGCCGGTGCTGGTCCTCGACGAGGCCACTTCGGCCGTCGACAACGAGACCGAGGCGGCCATCCAGCGCTCGCTGGCCCGCGTGGCGCACGAGCGCACCACCATCGTGATCGCCCACCGGCTCTCCACGATCCGGCAGGCCGACCGCATCCACGTCCTGCACGACGGCGAGGTGGTGGAGGCGGGCAACCACGACGAACTGCTCGCCCTGGACGGGCGTTACGCCGCCCTGTGGCGGGTGCAGACCGGCGAGGCCGAGCCGACCCCCTCCACCCCCCACCCCTGACCTGCCCCCGACCGGCGTCCGAGCCGATCTGCGGAGCAACCTGGGGTAGCAACACCCCGGTGTCGCTCCGCACGTCCGTCGCCAGCGTCGGTACATCTCACGAAGCAGCGGTTGTCCACAGGTGACGGGCGGCCGAGCGCACCGCTGGCGTGTCGACACACAACGCTGGCGGGCATGTGGAAGAACTTCTTCGAGTACGCCGCCGACCACGACGGCCCGGTGCAGGCGCACGCCGCCGCAGCCGCGACCGGTCTCACCGTCGGCCGCCTGCGCGCGCGGGCGCGCCGCGAAGGCTGGTGGACGCCGCCCGAAGTCCGCCATGTCTGTGACCATCGGCTGGCGGTGGTCTCGGCACCGAGGCTCGTGCGCGACCTCGCCGGCGGGATCACCCTCCATCGCCTGACGGCCCTGACGATCGACCTGGTGCAGCAGCGTCATCTGCGCCTCGAAGATCTCGCCCGCCTGCTCGCGCAGCAGAAGCGCTTCGAAGGTCGGCCGCTCGTCACCGCCGTCGTGGACCGGCTCGAGGCCAGCGGGCGCGTCGACTCCATTCCTGAGCTCCGGGCACGTGACCGTCTGGTCGAGGCGGGCATTCCGCTGGATCGTGGCCAGGTACGCGTGGTGTGTCTCGACGGGGTCCCGATCCACTTCGACCTCGGCATCGCGGTGATCCGCTTCGGCATCGACATCCGACTTCCTCGCGCTGACGAGGGAGACGGTCCGGGAGCAGTCGCTGCGCTTCCTCGATCGCCCCTGGCCTTGATTCCCGTCGGCGCACGGTCGGCCCAGGAGCACACGTGCCGCCAAGTGCGGAGTGACACCCCTGGGTTCCCACCCCAGTTCGCTCCGCAGATCCCGCGGCGAGGCGGGGTCAGGGGTGGCGGGTGCCGGCGCCGGCGAGGACGGCGGTGTAGCCCTCGCGGTAGGTCGGGTAGGTGAACCGGAAACCGGTCGCGACGAGGCGGTCGTTGCGGCAGCACTTGTCGCCGCCGCGCGATCGGCGGTCCGCGCCGACGGGCGGCGCCGGGCACCCCAGCTGCTCGGCGAGCCACCGCAGCACCTCGCCGCGCTCGACGGGGGCATGGTCGACACCGAGGTACACGCGGGCCGGCGCCGGCACGCGCGTGAGCAGGTGGACGATGGCTTCGGCGGCGTCGTCGCGGTGGATGCGGTTGGTGTGCGCCGGTGCGGCGGGGATGGTCGCGGTCCCACTGCGGACCTGGTCGATCAGGCGCGTGCGTCCGGGCCCGTACACGCCCGCCAGCCGGAACGTCGTCGCCGGGAAGGGCCCGTCGAGCAGCGACCGTTCGGTCTCCACGAGCACCTGCCCGGTCGCCGACGTGGGCTCGGTGGGCGTGTCCTCGTCGACCCAGCTGCCGTCGTCGACGCCGTAGACGGCCGTGCTGGAGACGAACAGCACCCGGGCGGGCGCCGCCCCCGCCGCGCGCAGCCCCGCCAGCACGCGTGCAAGCCCGTCGCGGTAGACGCGCCGGTACGCCGCGACGGACCGTTCGCCCGGCGCGGCGGCGAAGACGACCGCGTCGGTGTCGGCCGGCAGCGGCGGCAGTTCTCCGCCGAGGTCGCCCGCGAGCCGCTCGAAGCCGTCCGGGAGCCGTGCCGGGGTACGGCGCAGCCCGACGACGGTGTGGCCGTCGCGCTGCAGGCGTAGCCCGGCCTCCGTGCCGAGATCGCCGCAGCCGGCGACGAGGACCTTCATCGCCCGTAGACGTCGACGACGGCGTCCTGCAGTGCGGGCCAGGCGTCGCGGCACCAGTCACCGAACGGCCGGTCGGCCAGCGAGGCGATGCCCAGGCCGGCCTCGGGGTCGACGACGACGAACGACCCGCTCTGACCGAAGTGACCGTAGGACGCCGCCGAGAGCCGAGCACCCGTCCAGTGCGGGTCCTTGCCGTCCTTGATCTCGAAGCCCAGCCCCCAGTCGTTGGGACGCTGGCGACCGTGGCCGGGCAGGACCCCGTCCAGGCCCGGGAACGCCACGGTCGTCGCCTCGCGCACCAACGCCTCGTCGAGCAGCGTCGGGGCGAGCAGTTCGCGACAGAAGGCCAGCAGGTCCGTCACGGTGCCGCGCGCGTCCTTGGCCGGCGAGCCGTCCAGGACCGTGTCGTGCATGGCCAGGGGCGTGAGCACCTCGTGTTCGAGGTGCTCGGCGAACGACAGCCCGACGCGCTGTTCGACCAGTTCGCCCAGCACGTCGAACCCCACGTTCGAGTAGACGCGGCGGGCGCCGGGGGCGCCGGTCGGCCCGGTGTCGTCGAACGACAGCCCCGAGGCGTGCGCGAGCAGATGCCGGACGGTCGCGCCCTCGGGCCCGGCGGGCTCGTCGAGGTGCAGCGCCCCGTCCTGGACGGCGACCAGGACCGCATAGGCGGCCAGCGGCTTGGTGACGGACGCGAACGGCAGCACGGTGTCGACGTCGCCGCGCGCCTCCAGCGTCGTGTCGGCGTCGGTCACGCCCACGCCGACCGTGTCGACCGGCCAGTCGTCGACGGGAGCGAGGAGGTCGGCCACGACGGCTCCGGAGGGCATCGAAGGTGGGGGATGGGCCGGAGGCTACAGCTGCCCGACCAGCTCCCGCGGTGCGTCGACGATCCGCTGGGCGCCCGCGCCCGTGAGCTCGGCGTCGCCGAACCCACCACAGCGCACGGCGATCGCGCGCATGCCGGCTCGCTGGGCCGACAACGCGTCCCACGGGGCGTCGCCGACCATGATCGCCTGGGCCGGGTCGATCCCGGCCTGCGTGCACGAGGTCAGCAGCAGGTCGGGCGCCGGCTTGGAGGTCGCGACGTCGTCGGCGTCGGTGTAGGGCAGGTCCTTGCGGCCGAGCACCTCGAGCAGGGCCTCGCGCTCCTCGGTGCTCGCCGACGTGGCGATGATGTAGGGCACCTCGCGCCGGTCGAGGTCGTCGAGGAGCTCCAGGGCGCCGGCGGTCCGCTCCAGCGTGTCGGCGCGGTCGAGGAACCGCTGGGTGTGGGCATCGGCCAGGGCATCGGCGTCGTCGACGTGGCGGCCGAGCAGCCACGGCACGATCCGGTCGCTGCCCATCCCGATCCCGGCGTGGATGCGCCACTGGGGGACCGCGTAGCCGGCCTCGTGGAAGGCCTCGTGCCAGGCGACGACGTGCTGGTAGACGGAGTCGACCAGCGTGCCGTCGAGGTCGAGGAGGATGCCTGCGGTGGGGTGTGGGGTGCTCATGCGGGGCAGGATGGAGCACCGCGGCCGGCGCCGCGCGGCCACGGCTCGGCCACACGACCGGCCTGGGCGTACCGCGCAAGTTCCGCGCCGTCCTGCCGACAGTCCGAACGGGGCCCTGATGGGGTCCTCGGGCGTCACCCGCCCGACACGGGGCAGGTCCCCAGGCGACGGAGCCGAGGCGATGCACAACCTGCTGGGCGAGGTGCTGGTGTCCCGGCAGCCCATCCTCGACCGCCAGCTCGAGGTGGTCGGCTACGAGCTGCTGTACCACGAGGCGGAGACCGACGCGGTGGCCGGCGCCGCCACCAAGGACGCCAGGGGCGTCGCCCGCATCCTCGTCGACGGGGTGCTGGCGATGGGGCTGGAGGAGCTCACCGGCGGCGAGGACGCCTGGGTCGAGGTGCCACTCGACCTGCTGGCCGGCGGGGCGCTGCTCGACGTGCCGCCGAAGGGCCTGCTGCTGTGCGTCGCCGAGGGTGCTGACCGCCTGGCAGACTTGCGCGAGGCCCTGGTCCGCCACCGCGGAGCCGGCTTCCGGCTCGGGATCGTCGGCCTGACGGCGGACGACCCGCGGCGCGAACTGCTCGACCTCGCCGACGTCGTGAAGGTCGACGCCCGCGAGGACAGCTGGCGCGAGGCGCTGCCGCTCGTGCGCGAACTGGCCATGGACCGGCACCGCGTCGCCGTCACCGGCGTCGAGGACCCCGACGGCTTCGACGTGCTGACGTTCGCCGGCGCGCAACTCGTCCAGGGCTTCTTCTTCACCCGCCCGCGCGCGGTGCGCGGCGTGCGACCCCTGGGGCTCGCGCCCGGCCACCTCGCGCTGCTGCGGGCCCTGGCCGCCGAGGAGGTCGACCTGAACGAGGTCGAGGAGCTCATCCGCACGGATCTCACCCTCTCGGACCGGTTCCTGCGCCTGGTCCGGGCGGCCTGCGGCTGGCGCGAGGTGGAGTCGATCCACCACGGGCTCGTGCTGCTCGGCGTCCGCGCCGTGCAGCGTTGGGTCGCACTGCTGCTGCTGTCGGCCACCGACCGTGAGGCGCCGCGCGAGCTCGTCGCGGTCGCGAGCACCCGTGCCCGCGGCTGTGAACTGCTCGAGGAGCTGCGTGGCGGCAGCCGGCGGCTCGAGGCGTTCGTGCTCGGCATGTTCTCCGTGCTGGGTCCCGACGGCCTGCTCGACCGCCAGACGCTGGACGCGCTGCCCGTCGACGGCGACGTCCGGCACGCGCTGGAGACGGGCGAGGGCCCGCTGCGCGAGCTGCTGGAGCTGCAGTTGGCGAGCGAGAAGGCGCAGTGGGAGCGGTTGGTGACCGAGGGTCGCCGTCTCGGCTTCGCCCCGCGCCAGCTCGCGCGGGCCCACGCCGATGCGCTGACCTGGTCGGCCAGCGTGAAGCTCGCCGCGACCTGAGCGCCGGGCGGGTCGGACCGGCTCAGAACGCGAGCAGGATCTTGCCCTTCTTGCCGGCCGCCTCGAGATGGTCGAACGCGTCGGTGACCGCGTCGAGCGGGTAGGTCGCGTCGACCAGCGCGTGCAGACGGCCGGTCGCGAGACCCGGCACGAGTTCGCGCTCGAAGGCACGCACGGCGACGGCCTTCTCCACGGTCGAGCGGGCCCGGAGCACCGTGCCGACGATCCGTGCCCGCTTGCCCATCAGCGCGACGAGCGGCAGCTCCACCTTGGAGCCGGCGCCCACGCCGACGACGACGATCCGGGCGCCGGTGGCCAGCACCTGCAGGTTGCCGGGGAAGTGGGGCGCGCCGACCAGCTCGAGGACGACGTCCACGCCCGCACCGGCGGTCGCCTCCGTGACCTGCTCGACGAAGTCGGCGTCGTCGACCGGGCTCGCGCCCAGCGACGCCACGAGGTCACGACCCGCCGCCGAGCGGGTCACCCCGAACGCCCGGGCACCAGAGGCGGCGACGATCTGCAGCGCCGCCGTGCCGACCCCACCGGTGGCGCCGTGCACCAGCACCCGCTCGCCGGGCGCGAGCGCGGCCTGCGTCCGAAGCGCGTCGTGCGCCGTGATGAAGGCCTCCGGGACGGCGGCGGCCTCGGCGTCGTCGAGGTCGTCGGGTACCGCGGCCAGGTGCGACTCGTCGACCAGCACCCGGCTGGCCAGCCCGCCGCCGCCGACCAGGCCGAAGACGCGGTCGCCCGGCCGCCAGCGCCGGACGCGGTCGCCGGTCACGACGACCTCGCCGGCGACCTCCAGGCCCGGTACGTCCGTCGGCGCCCCGGGTGGCGCCGGGTAACGGCCGCCTCGCTGCAGGACGTCGGCCGGGTTCAGGCCGGCGTAGCGGACGGCCACGACCACCTCCGTGCCCTGGGGGATCGGATCGGGCCGCTCGCGCACGTGCACCACCTCGTTGCCGCCGGCTCCCTCGAACACCACCGCGCGCATCCGTGCCACCTCCGTCACGTCGTCGGGCCGAGCCTAGGGACGCCGCGACGCCGAGGCGCTGCGGCGTCCCGCGACCTCCAGTAATGTCGAGGTTCCGCCACTGCGGGCGGGTGGCCACCGACACCGGGCGACAGGAGCAGGCCATGGCAGACGAGTTGGCGGTCGGTGCCGTCGCCGAGCGCTCCGGCGTGCCGGTGTCGACCCTGCACTTCTACGAGGAGAAGGGGCTCATCGCCTCGCGCCGGACGAGCGCCGGCCACCGGCGCTATCCGCGGCACGTGCTGCGACGGCTGGCCTTCATCCGGGTCGCGCAGCGGGTCGGGCTGAGTCTCGAGCAGATCCGGGCGGCACTGGACACGCTCCCGCACGACCAGGGGCCGACGCAGCAGGACTGGCAGCGGCTGTCGGCCGGGTGGCGGCCGATGCTCGACGAACGCATCCACCTGCTGGAGGCGCTGCGCGACCAGCTCGACTCGTGCATCGGCTGCGGGTGCCTGTCGCTCGAGACCTGCGGCCTGCGCAACCCGCAGGACGCGGCCGCCCAGCGCGGCGCGGGCCCGCACTACCTCCTCGACGCGGCCGGCGTCGACGACGACCGGCAGACGCCGCCCACCGGCGCCCGCCGACGAGCGGGAAGGGCAGGCTGACCTCGCTTGAAGGGCGACCGGGCGCCGGATACAAAACGATGACGCGGGCCTTCGCCGCGGGGTGCAGCTTCGCCTCACCTCACCTCGCCGTCCCGGTCGCGCGCACCTTCGCGCCTCGAAAGGTGTTGCCATGGCGACCCCGCCCGGCGGACGTCCCCGCTCGGCCCACGACTACCCGCTGGCG
Proteins encoded in this region:
- a CDS encoding ABC transporter ATP-binding protein, whose product is MPDVLPARPRGPAPLLRLWRYARHRRRQAVLATVASVLNTLFDIAPPYLIGMAVDVVVAGEGSLIGRWFGLTAQRDQLVALGILTVVVWVLESVTDYWADILWRNLAQTVEHELRVDAYAHVQSLDLAAFEDRSTGGLLAILNDDVNQLERFLDHGALLIIHIATSMVVIGGTYLVVAPGIGLLAVLPVPLIVWGSLRFQRLLEPRYADIRARVGILNGSLGNALGGIATIKAFGGERRELARITRESDDYRSANRSAIWLSSAFVPLIRMPILAGFTAILIVGGFRVLDGNLDVGVYTVMVFMVQRLLWPLTRLGEVLDQYQRAMASTRRVLDLLAEPRHVVGGRRPLPRARGDVDFDGVRFAYASGDEVLRGIDLHVPAGQTHAIVGATGAGKSTVVKLLLRLYDVTAGAVRLDGIDVRELRLEDLRGAIGLVSQDVFLFHGTVRENLLYGRPDATDEELAEAARLAEATEFVEALPDGYDTVVGERGQKLSGGQRQRLSIARAILRDPPVLVLDEATSAVDNETEAAIQRSLARVAHERTTIVIAHRLSTIRQADRIHVLHDGEVVEAGNHDELLALDGRYAALWRVQTGEAEPTPSTPHP
- a CDS encoding response regulator; the protein is MSPAHDGSTDPRPVRVLLADDQTLVRAGFRLVLERDPAIRVVAEADDGARAVDLTRLHRPDVVLMDVRMPEVDGIEATRRILAEPSLAGVRIVVLTTYEFDEYIVDAIEAGASGFLLKDVEPEELRRAVHVAVAGDGLLSPTVTTRVIAALREHAAQRPSGVERLAVLTDREREVVALVGRGMNNVEIGRQLHMSPATAKTHVGRAMTKLAARDRVQLALIAHETGLHRT
- a CDS encoding plastocyanin/azurin family copper-binding protein produces the protein MSIHPSRSRLLPVMLAAAGLLVGCGAAASTSDEPGASAGGDAPSVDAAATVSVVDNTFEPGTVAVTAGETVVWTWEGNAPHDVSGDGFASDVRRAGTFTHTFERPGTYEYVCTLHAGMTGVVEVADA
- a CDS encoding HAD family hydrolase → MSTPHPTAGILLDLDGTLVDSVYQHVVAWHEAFHEAGYAVPQWRIHAGIGMGSDRIVPWLLGRHVDDADALADAHTQRFLDRADTLERTAGALELLDDLDRREVPYIIATSASTEEREALLEVLGRKDLPYTDADDVATSKPAPDLLLTSCTQAGIDPAQAIMVGDAPWDALSAQRAGMRAIAVRCGGFGDAELTGAGAQRIVDAPRELVGQL
- the soxR gene encoding redox-sensitive transcriptional activator SoxR codes for the protein MADELAVGAVAERSGVPVSTLHFYEEKGLIASRRTSAGHRRYPRHVLRRLAFIRVAQRVGLSLEQIRAALDTLPHDQGPTQQDWQRLSAGWRPMLDERIHLLEALRDQLDSCIGCGCLSLETCGLRNPQDAAAQRGAGPHYLLDAAGVDDDRQTPPTGARRRAGRAG
- a CDS encoding zinc-binding dehydrogenase → MRAVVFEGAGGNEVVHVRERPDPIPQGTEVVVAVRYAGLNPADVLQRGGRYPAPPGAPTDVPGLEVAGEVVVTGDRVRRWRPGDRVFGLVGGGGLASRVLVDESHLAAVPDDLDDAEAAAVPEAFITAHDALRTQAALAPGERVLVHGATGGVGTAALQIVAASGARAFGVTRSAAGRDLVASLGASPVDDADFVEQVTEATAGAGVDVVLELVGAPHFPGNLQVLATGARIVVVGVGAGSKVELPLVALMGKRARIVGTVLRARSTVEKAVAVRAFERELVPGLATGRLHALVDATYPLDAVTDAFDHLEAAGKKGKILLAF
- a CDS encoding EAL and HDOD domain-containing protein, with translation MHNLLGEVLVSRQPILDRQLEVVGYELLYHEAETDAVAGAATKDARGVARILVDGVLAMGLEELTGGEDAWVEVPLDLLAGGALLDVPPKGLLLCVAEGADRLADLREALVRHRGAGFRLGIVGLTADDPRRELLDLADVVKVDAREDSWREALPLVRELAMDRHRVAVTGVEDPDGFDVLTFAGAQLVQGFFFTRPRAVRGVRPLGLAPGHLALLRALAAEEVDLNEVEELIRTDLTLSDRFLRLVRAACGWREVESIHHGLVLLGVRAVQRWVALLLLSATDREAPRELVAVASTRARGCELLEELRGGSRRLEAFVLGMFSVLGPDGLLDRQTLDALPVDGDVRHALETGEGPLRELLELQLASEKAQWERLVTEGRRLGFAPRQLARAHADALTWSASVKLAAT
- a CDS encoding serine hydrolase domain-containing protein, whose product is MADLLAPVDDWPVDTVGVGVTDADTTLEARGDVDTVLPFASVTKPLAAYAVLVAVQDGALHLDEPAGPEGATVRHLLAHASGLSFDDTGPTGAPGARRVYSNVGFDVLGELVEQRVGLSFAEHLEHEVLTPLAMHDTVLDGSPAKDARGTVTDLLAFCRELLAPTLLDEALVREATTVAFPGLDGVLPGHGRQRPNDWGLGFEIKDGKDPHWTGARLSAASYGHFGQSGSFVVVDPEAGLGIASLADRPFGDWCRDAWPALQDAVVDVYGR
- a CDS encoding SDR family oxidoreductase; this encodes MKVLVAGCGDLGTEAGLRLQRDGHTVVGLRRTPARLPDGFERLAGDLGGELPPLPADTDAVVFAAAPGERSVAAYRRVYRDGLARVLAGLRAAGAAPARVLFVSSTAVYGVDDGSWVDEDTPTEPTSATGQVLVETERSLLDGPFPATTFRLAGVYGPGRTRLIDQVRSGTATIPAAPAHTNRIHRDDAAEAIVHLLTRVPAPARVYLGVDHAPVERGEVLRWLAEQLGCPAPPVGADRRSRGGDKCCRNDRLVATGFRFTYPTYREGYTAVLAGAGTRHP
- a CDS encoding sensor histidine kinase encodes the protein MEQHAAPVGQGRLVGAVRPLLAVPRPDLLDVLVALTATAAAVVVQVWSAEPTPRDPDLLGVGLLVLAGVLLLSRRSRPVLVLVGVTVLVAVYLRLGYAGGAELPLLMAALYGAMAEGHRGPALAVLSLAVASSAGYRLLVDREHPLLVVVTVSLLVLVVLLGEGTRTRRLLRREAQERLRALAVEQQLETRAQLTAERLRVARELHDVLAHTITAIAVQAGAAADGLDEDGEAHRALRSMRAAAQEAMHQLGATIEVLRSEGEAAPRAVAPDLSDLDTLVGNAADAGVAVDVVTAGEVRTLPAAVELTAYRIVQEALTNVIRHARASKATVRLRFARTALHLEVEDDGIGPGAAGATPGGFGIVGMRERAQALGGTFSAGAAGAGGYRVVAALPTGEDGR